In Arsenicicoccus sp. oral taxon 190, the following are encoded in one genomic region:
- the hisC gene encoding histidinol-phosphate transaminase codes for MTAADDATSQPRPVRLREALGGVPAYAPGRPAPEIAGMTTFKVSSNENPYPPLPGVLEIVAAAARTMNRYPDMAVTELTQALADFLGVPHDHITTGTGSSGVLTQLVTATCDAGDEIVYAWRSFELYPIVTALAGAVGVPVPLTADHRHDLDAMADAITDRTRLVIVCSPNNPTGPSVHSDELEAFLAKVPPHVLVVLDEAYLEFVRDPDTPDALDVYRRHSNVAVLRTFSKAYGLAGLRVGYAVAPAEVATALRKTALPFGVSRIAEDAAVASLGLFAELDERVEAIVAERERVAQGLAAQGWRLPDTQANFIYFPLGEHCTELAEACRDAGLVVRQYGDDGVRVTIAEPEANSRLLELAAGLRERLQPDD; via the coding sequence ATGACTGCTGCCGACGACGCCACCAGCCAGCCTCGACCCGTCCGTCTGCGCGAGGCGCTGGGCGGGGTCCCTGCCTACGCGCCCGGCCGGCCCGCCCCCGAGATCGCGGGGATGACGACGTTCAAGGTCAGCAGCAACGAGAACCCCTACCCGCCGCTGCCCGGCGTCCTCGAGATCGTCGCGGCCGCCGCCCGGACCATGAACCGCTACCCCGACATGGCGGTCACCGAGCTCACGCAGGCGCTCGCCGACTTCCTGGGCGTGCCGCACGACCACATCACCACGGGCACCGGCTCCTCCGGCGTCCTGACCCAGCTGGTCACCGCCACCTGCGACGCCGGCGACGAGATCGTCTACGCGTGGCGGTCGTTCGAGCTCTACCCGATCGTGACGGCGCTCGCGGGCGCGGTGGGCGTGCCGGTGCCGCTGACCGCCGACCACCGTCACGACCTCGACGCCATGGCCGACGCCATCACCGACCGGACCCGCCTGGTCATCGTGTGCAGCCCCAACAACCCCACCGGCCCGTCCGTCCACAGCGACGAGCTCGAGGCCTTCCTGGCCAAGGTGCCCCCGCACGTGCTGGTGGTCCTGGACGAGGCCTACCTGGAGTTCGTCCGCGACCCCGACACCCCGGACGCGCTGGACGTCTACCGCCGTCACTCCAACGTCGCCGTGCTGCGCACCTTCTCCAAGGCCTACGGGCTGGCGGGGCTGCGCGTGGGCTACGCGGTGGCGCCTGCCGAGGTCGCCACGGCCCTCCGCAAGACCGCGCTGCCCTTCGGCGTCAGCCGGATCGCCGAGGACGCGGCGGTCGCCAGCCTCGGGCTCTTCGCGGAGCTCGACGAGCGGGTCGAGGCCATCGTCGCCGAGCGGGAGCGGGTCGCCCAGGGGCTCGCCGCCCAGGGCTGGCGGCTGCCGGACACGCAGGCCAACTTCATCTACTTCCCGCTCGGTGAGCACTGCACGGAGCTCGCCGAGGCCTGTCGGGACGCCGGGCTGGTGGTGCGCCAGTATGGCGACGACGGGGTGCGCGTCACCATCGCCGAGCCCGAGGCCAACTCGCGGCTGCTCGAGCTGGCCGCAGGGTTGCGGGAGCGCCTCCAGCCCGATGACTAG
- a CDS encoding phage holin family protein: MKNFAIKTLVNGIALWVAAMVVSGIHLGEDKPSLATRLVSILLVAILFGLLNAVVKPIVKLFSLPAIILTLGLFTWVINALMLQLTSWLAGPLGLDFRVEHFFWDAILGALVVAFVSLLLNILLPDADEL; this comes from the coding sequence ATGAAGAACTTCGCGATCAAGACGCTCGTCAACGGCATCGCGCTCTGGGTGGCGGCGATGGTCGTGTCCGGCATACACCTCGGGGAGGACAAGCCGTCGCTCGCCACGCGACTGGTCTCCATCCTCCTGGTCGCCATCCTCTTCGGGCTGCTCAACGCGGTGGTGAAGCCGATCGTGAAGCTCTTCTCGCTCCCGGCGATCATCCTCACGCTGGGGCTCTTCACGTGGGTGATCAACGCGTTGATGCTGCAGCTCACGTCGTGGCTGGCCGGGCCGCTCGGGCTGGACTTCCGGGTCGAGCACTTCTTCTGGGACGCGATCCTCGGCGCCCTGGTGGTGGCCTTCGTCTCGCTGCTGCTCAACATCCTGCTGCCCGACGCCGACGAGCTCTGA
- a CDS encoding NUDIX hydrolase: protein MIVHEVAPGVVQLDLAGADPDQLADVEALRARLAAGIEGGWRRIQVHHAPEDARTHRLAARLGLRREGVLRGLGPRHGDVVVMARLADDPGPETREGFLGVLNTTMPTKRNIAQALLRDPQGRVLLCELTYKREWDLPGGIVDPGEPPSTTAEREVTEELGIDLQVGDLLAVDWLPPYRGWSDATLFVFDGGDHDPDELQRRITVQPREIRAVHWATPREVAEHCAPYVVTLLNHLAATPRGRGTAYLIDGRPRP from the coding sequence GTGATCGTCCACGAAGTGGCGCCCGGCGTCGTCCAGCTCGACCTCGCGGGCGCCGATCCCGACCAGCTCGCCGACGTCGAGGCCCTCCGGGCGCGGCTCGCGGCCGGCATCGAGGGCGGCTGGCGACGCATCCAGGTGCACCACGCCCCGGAGGACGCCCGCACCCACCGCCTGGCGGCCCGCCTCGGCCTGCGCCGCGAAGGCGTGCTGCGCGGCCTCGGCCCCAGGCACGGGGACGTCGTGGTCATGGCCCGCCTGGCGGACGACCCGGGCCCGGAGACACGCGAGGGATTCCTCGGCGTGCTCAACACGACGATGCCCACCAAGCGCAACATCGCCCAGGCGCTGCTGCGCGACCCGCAGGGCCGGGTGCTGCTGTGCGAGCTCACCTACAAGCGGGAGTGGGACCTGCCCGGCGGCATCGTCGACCCCGGTGAGCCACCCTCGACGACCGCCGAGCGGGAGGTCACCGAGGAGCTCGGGATCGACCTGCAGGTCGGCGACCTCCTCGCGGTCGACTGGCTCCCGCCCTACCGCGGGTGGAGCGACGCGACGCTGTTCGTCTTCGACGGCGGCGACCACGACCCCGACGAGCTGCAGCGACGGATCACCGTGCAGCCCCGCGAGATCCGCGCGGTCCACTGGGCGACGCCGCGGGAGGTCGCCGAGCATTGCGCCCCCTACGTCGTCACCCTGCTGAACCACCTCGCGGCGACCCCGCGGGGCAGGGGGACGGCATACCTGATCGACGGGCGCCCGCGCCCCTGA
- a CDS encoding alpha/beta hydrolase: MSSPRPPVTLRATRSVLRGLARLPAPVIRAVAGRPRRVDGYTLRGDVQAALRLLEVSPGSDAAELTPEQWRAEMETEAWLFGHRPHVASVRDAAVPGPGGDIPVRVYNPRPDRPAPGVVVYFHGGGFVSGSLDTVDPVCRFLARYSGCVVVSVDYRLAPEHAFPCAVEDAVAAFRHVRDHLGDYAAPDAPVAVMGDSAGGNLAAVVCHRTVEDEAGGPDLQVLLTPVVDWSRKARSYTLFAQGYYLTEATMDWYSHHYLREPEQAGHPDASPLLARHLGGLPPAYVLVAAFDVLRDEGLAYAARLEEAGVPVTLRVDEDGTHGDINAMGLSRASRDLVIEVSEAVRDLLVRR; encoded by the coding sequence GTGTCCTCGCCCCGCCCTCCGGTGACCCTCCGCGCGACCCGCTCCGTCCTGCGCGGCCTCGCCCGGCTGCCCGCTCCCGTGATCCGGGCCGTGGCCGGGCGACCACGGCGCGTCGACGGCTACACCCTGCGCGGTGACGTGCAGGCGGCCCTCCGGCTGCTCGAGGTGTCGCCCGGCAGCGACGCCGCCGAGCTCACCCCCGAGCAGTGGCGCGCCGAGATGGAGACCGAGGCGTGGCTCTTCGGCCACCGCCCGCACGTCGCGTCGGTCCGCGACGCTGCCGTCCCGGGGCCGGGCGGCGACATCCCGGTGCGCGTCTACAACCCGCGACCCGACCGGCCCGCCCCCGGCGTCGTCGTCTACTTCCACGGCGGCGGCTTCGTCTCCGGCTCCCTCGACACCGTCGATCCCGTATGCCGTTTCCTCGCCCGCTACTCCGGCTGCGTCGTGGTCTCGGTGGACTACCGCCTCGCGCCGGAGCACGCCTTCCCGTGCGCGGTCGAGGACGCGGTGGCGGCCTTCCGCCACGTGCGGGACCACCTCGGCGACTACGCCGCGCCGGACGCGCCGGTCGCCGTGATGGGCGACAGCGCCGGCGGCAACCTCGCGGCCGTCGTGTGCCACCGCACCGTGGAGGACGAGGCCGGCGGCCCCGACCTGCAGGTGCTCCTCACGCCGGTCGTCGACTGGAGCCGCAAGGCCCGCTCCTACACGTTGTTCGCCCAGGGCTACTACCTGACCGAGGCGACGATGGACTGGTACTCCCACCACTACCTACGCGAGCCGGAGCAGGCCGGCCACCCCGACGCGTCGCCCCTGCTGGCTCGCCACCTCGGGGGCCTGCCCCCGGCATACGTGCTGGTCGCGGCGTTCGACGTGCTCCGCGACGAGGGCCTGGCCTACGCCGCCCGCCTCGAGGAGGCCGGGGTGCCCGTGACGCTGCGCGTCGACGAGGACGGCACCCACGGCGACATCAACGCCATGGGCCTGTCGAGGGCGAGCCGGGACCTGGTCATCGAGGTCAGCGAGGCGGTCCGCGACCTGCTGGTGCGCCGGTGA
- a CDS encoding EamA family transporter: MTAMTSTAGATRATPVEETRVPRAFDPTLTDPVDGMDLRDLEVAEALPPVSDAEATEARTGRGSSHGLVLALISAAAFATSGSFAKALLESGWSPGAAVTARMAGAALALALPAAWVLRGRYRALLDNWGIILGYGFVAVAGSQLFYFNAVSHLSVGVALLLEYLAPILIVGYLWLRTRRRPAPATLLGATFAMAGLALVIDLFGGIGIDPVGLLWGLAAACCNATYFLLGARETKGLPPIALAAGGMLVGAAVLALSGLVGLVPMVASTAPAVLAGLTVPVWVPIAGLAVVAAAVAYAFGVAATRRLGSTVASFVGLTEVVFAVIFAWILLGELPGLVQLAGGALILAGVATVKVGESRA; encoded by the coding sequence ATGACCGCCATGACCAGCACCGCCGGCGCCACCCGCGCCACCCCCGTCGAGGAGACCCGCGTCCCCCGCGCCTTCGACCCGACCCTCACCGACCCGGTCGACGGCATGGACCTGCGCGACCTCGAGGTCGCCGAGGCGCTCCCGCCCGTCTCCGACGCCGAGGCGACCGAGGCCCGCACCGGCCGGGGCAGCTCGCACGGGCTCGTCCTCGCCCTCATCTCCGCGGCTGCCTTCGCCACCAGCGGTTCCTTCGCCAAGGCCCTGCTCGAGTCCGGCTGGTCCCCGGGCGCCGCCGTCACCGCCCGCATGGCCGGCGCTGCGCTCGCGCTGGCGCTGCCGGCGGCCTGGGTGCTGCGCGGCCGCTACCGCGCGCTCCTCGACAACTGGGGCATCATCCTCGGCTACGGCTTCGTGGCCGTGGCCGGCAGCCAGCTCTTCTACTTCAACGCCGTCAGCCACCTGTCGGTCGGGGTCGCTCTGCTGCTGGAGTACCTCGCCCCGATCCTCATCGTCGGCTACCTCTGGCTGCGCACCCGCCGCCGCCCGGCGCCCGCCACCCTCCTCGGCGCCACCTTCGCGATGGCGGGCCTGGCCCTGGTGATCGACCTCTTCGGCGGCATCGGCATCGACCCGGTCGGCCTCCTGTGGGGCCTCGCCGCGGCCTGCTGCAACGCCACCTACTTCCTCCTAGGCGCCCGCGAGACCAAGGGCCTGCCGCCGATCGCCCTCGCCGCGGGGGGCATGCTCGTCGGCGCCGCGGTCCTCGCCCTCTCCGGCCTGGTGGGTCTCGTCCCGATGGTCGCCTCCACGGCCCCCGCGGTCCTCGCTGGCCTGACCGTGCCGGTCTGGGTGCCGATCGCCGGCCTCGCGGTGGTCGCCGCCGCCGTGGCCTACGCCTTCGGCGTCGCCGCCACCCGGCGCCTCGGCTCCACCGTCGCGTCCTTCGTGGGGCTGACCGAGGTCGTCTTCGCCGTGATCTTCGCGTGGATCCTGCTCGGCGAGCTGCCAGGTCTGGTCCAGCTGGCCGGCGGGGCGCTGATCCTCGCGGGCGTCGCTACGGTCAAGGTCGGCGAGTCCCGGGCATGA
- a CDS encoding CGNR zinc finger domain-containing protein, producing MTFAHDTRDALVSMAALVNTGVEPATLSTREDLEEFVAEFGYTGSRTHDERELAGVIRLRRELHRLWELDEEGVVGLVNELLARYQALPQVVRHEGWWDWHLHAISSSAPLADRIAVESAMAMVDVVRSGELDRLRVCEAEDCSGVIVDLSKNRSRRYCERGCGNRMAVQAYRSRKTYRG from the coding sequence ATGACTTTTGCCCATGACACCCGTGACGCTCTGGTATCGATGGCCGCCCTGGTCAACACCGGCGTCGAGCCCGCGACCCTGAGCACGCGGGAAGACCTCGAGGAGTTCGTGGCCGAGTTCGGCTACACCGGGTCCCGCACCCACGACGAGCGGGAGCTGGCAGGCGTCATACGACTGCGCCGCGAGCTGCACCGACTCTGGGAACTGGACGAGGAGGGCGTGGTCGGCCTCGTCAACGAGCTGCTCGCGCGCTACCAGGCGCTGCCCCAGGTCGTCCGCCACGAGGGATGGTGGGACTGGCACCTGCACGCGATCTCCAGCTCCGCGCCGTTGGCGGACCGGATCGCGGTGGAGTCGGCCATGGCGATGGTCGACGTCGTGCGGTCCGGCGAGCTCGACCGGCTGCGGGTGTGCGAGGCCGAGGACTGCTCGGGCGTGATCGTCGACCTGTCCAAGAACAGGTCACGCCGGTACTGCGAGCGCGGGTGCGGCAACCGCATGGCCGTCCAGGCCTACCGCTCCCGCAAGACCTACCGGGGGTAG
- a CDS encoding YciI family protein, producing the protein MPDTAQPDRDLTRYVVLLVDYADPAKRGWSDFDEAEQREVMAQHETFARAVTAHERVRMVAGEALAGADDATVLRRQGDRTILTEGCYAEAVEQIGGLYLIDAPDLDTLVGLLELMPTYVMEIRPTLDV; encoded by the coding sequence ATGCCCGACACCGCCCAGCCCGACCGCGACCTGACCCGCTACGTGGTCTTGCTCGTCGACTACGCCGATCCCGCCAAGCGCGGGTGGAGCGACTTCGACGAGGCCGAGCAGCGCGAGGTGATGGCGCAGCACGAGACCTTCGCCCGGGCGGTCACCGCGCACGAGCGGGTCCGGATGGTCGCGGGCGAGGCGCTCGCCGGCGCCGACGACGCGACCGTCCTCCGACGTCAGGGCGACCGGACGATCCTCACCGAGGGGTGCTACGCCGAGGCGGTCGAGCAGATCGGGGGGCTCTACCTCATCGATGCGCCCGACCTCGACACGCTGGTCGGGTTGCTCGAGCTGATGCCGACCTACGTCATGGAGATCCGTCCCACCCTGGATGTGTGA
- a CDS encoding RNA polymerase sigma factor gives MDPVEAACREHWGRLLALLAVRCRDLDLAEDALADAVEAALRTWPKDGTPREPAAWLLTTARRRLIDQQRATATARRKVPLLVVEQIARERSIASPVEQAVLDADLPDERLRLLLLCCHPALSPEAQAALALRLVLGLPTSEVARLFLLPEPTMAARLTRAKRRVARSAIPLSLPDRDHLPARVEAAARTAYLCFTAAYAPGEGPDLLRADLAGEAVRLARLLVELVPTQQVPRALLALLLLQHARRDARVDGQGGLVLLVDQDRSQWRRAEIAEGMGLLAAVTPDASYALELTLQAQIAAVHDVAPTSEDTDWRTIVDRYQRLEALTGSPVVRLHRAVAVAESDGAAAGLALLDDLDDRLPRSHRVPAVRAELNARLGLTGRAVEAYDDALRLCRNDAERAYLRSRRDRLGCVSAPR, from the coding sequence ATGGACCCGGTCGAGGCAGCGTGCCGCGAGCACTGGGGGCGCCTGCTCGCCCTGCTCGCGGTCCGCTGCCGGGACCTCGACCTGGCCGAGGACGCGCTGGCCGATGCGGTCGAGGCCGCGCTGCGCACGTGGCCCAAGGACGGCACCCCGCGCGAGCCCGCCGCGTGGCTGCTCACCACTGCGAGACGCCGCCTGATCGACCAGCAGCGCGCAACGGCGACCGCGCGTCGCAAGGTGCCCCTGCTCGTCGTGGAGCAGATCGCGCGCGAGCGCAGCATCGCGAGCCCGGTGGAGCAGGCGGTCCTCGACGCCGACCTGCCCGACGAACGACTGCGACTCCTCCTGCTGTGCTGCCACCCCGCCCTCTCGCCGGAGGCCCAGGCCGCTCTTGCCCTCCGGCTGGTCTTGGGCTTGCCGACCTCGGAGGTCGCGCGCCTGTTCCTCCTCCCCGAGCCCACGATGGCCGCCCGGCTCACCCGGGCGAAGCGACGCGTCGCCCGCTCGGCCATCCCACTCTCCCTGCCCGACCGCGACCACCTGCCGGCGCGGGTCGAGGCCGCGGCACGCACGGCCTACCTGTGCTTCACGGCGGCCTACGCGCCCGGCGAGGGCCCGGACTTGCTGCGCGCGGACCTGGCCGGCGAGGCCGTCCGGCTGGCCCGTCTCCTCGTCGAACTCGTCCCGACTCAGCAGGTACCGCGCGCCCTGCTGGCCCTGCTCCTGCTGCAGCACGCCCGCCGCGACGCCCGCGTGGACGGGCAGGGCGGCCTCGTATTGCTCGTCGACCAGGACCGGTCGCAGTGGCGGCGCGCCGAGATCGCCGAAGGGATGGGCCTGCTCGCCGCGGTGACCCCGGACGCGTCATACGCGCTGGAGCTGACACTGCAGGCACAGATCGCTGCCGTGCACGACGTCGCGCCGACCTCCGAGGACACCGACTGGCGCACCATCGTCGACCGCTACCAGCGGCTGGAGGCGCTCACCGGCAGCCCGGTCGTGCGGCTCCACCGCGCGGTCGCCGTCGCCGAGTCTGATGGCGCGGCAGCGGGACTCGCCCTCCTGGACGACCTCGACGACCGGCTGCCGCGCAGCCATCGGGTGCCTGCCGTGCGGGCCGAGCTGAACGCCCGGCTGGGCCTGACGGGCCGGGCGGTCGAGGCGTATGACGACGCCCTCCGCCTGTGCCGCAACGACGCTGAGCGCGCCTACCTGCGGTCGCGCCGGGACCGGTTGGGGTGTGTCAGTGCCCCTCGCTAG
- a CDS encoding VOC family protein yields the protein MTRVAPLASISIDCPDPDALATFYAQLLGYQEVFALPDRSVICLAGSEPGPALTLMRVESYAAPHVASRTSAPAAAPRPGGGGSRS from the coding sequence ATGACTCGCGTCGCGCCGCTGGCCTCCATCTCGATCGACTGCCCCGACCCCGATGCTCTCGCCACCTTCTACGCCCAGCTCCTCGGCTACCAGGAGGTGTTCGCGCTGCCCGACCGCAGCGTGATCTGCCTAGCCGGGTCCGAACCCGGCCCGGCGCTGACCCTCATGCGCGTCGAGTCGTATGCCGCCCCCCACGTGGCCTCACGGACCTCAGCACCAGCAGCTGCACCTCGACCTGGCGGCGGAGGATCTCGATCGTGA
- a CDS encoding VOC family protein, with protein MPPPTWPHGPQHQQLHLDLAAEDLDRDVAAAVAIGARLADHQPMPDRRRVLLDPAGHPFCLSVVRPD; from the coding sequence ATGCCGCCCCCCACGTGGCCTCACGGACCTCAGCACCAGCAGCTGCACCTCGACCTGGCGGCGGAGGATCTCGATCGTGACGTCGCCGCCGCCGTCGCGATCGGCGCCCGCCTGGCCGACCACCAGCCGATGCCGGACCGGAGGCGGGTCCTGCTCGACCCCGCGGGTCACCCCTTCTGTCTCAGCGTCGTCCGCCCCGACTGA